Proteins from one Telopea speciosissima isolate NSW1024214 ecotype Mountain lineage chromosome 1, Tspe_v1, whole genome shotgun sequence genomic window:
- the LOC122653670 gene encoding uncharacterized protein LOC122653670 has translation MDSYNEAEELASTILASSSPPKISAACTAVEAFLCKHKADQSRSFFSIAFPSLISKIFGFNEFSSQKSSISSGWIDQIQASNDSELAGRVFNLLSPSGVLISSIFAVDRHSLVKYVFPVERLPEWTRFMLQNERDCRVLSNLCLLFKGRIKADTIKGSFYVQLNVFEYYMFWFAYYPVCMGSSESSDAVVIKKNSWFWLENWTSSFPVLWSATRGLGQKKECSLYVRLLYAYLKVFVSDHSSNAPQPYRGSLLHYSLGYDGSALMHAEFLINTLIHFWLVDSDFSPLPVNVCRSFGVSFHFRAILDEIPPSSGLGEVVKLFVKSLMRSLVASTEWFDPVESTGSPRWNVSGSIDVLKSRAALSLFSYGGSIGYWATSVQRPLYRFILRTFLLCPMETSMKNASEVFSLWITYIEPWKIKLEEFLELDALVEQSTENSRNENSHFPYIRDALKDGRQFASGYTSPWQGFVLSNYLFYSSLVMHFLGFAHKFLHTDPETIIQMALKVLNVLTLRELIDVLKRVDAAFHSKPNVSFTSIVDSLQKYVPSIQEQLQDWEDGLFESDADGSFYHENWNQNLWLFGDGEDGGHQLLQLLILRAESEIQAISSDNMPCNLQTLHSLKAQMCSLFGVPIGRTTPATPEVKPVQHTRDEIFKPRKVGNQTLADVKYNGDWTKQPISDGEVAWLARLLLSFSDWLNETLGLTLGETRHACLSWSYVDLADDELGKVDGLKKAFRIVLCSVTYYLLVLALMIVKLMKLDGLQVNLRVLASKKIVMVLLVSALFGALKKV, from the exons ATGGACTCTTATAATGAAGCTGAAGAGCTTGCTTCCACCATTCTCGCCTCTTCATCTCCTCCCAAGATCTCTGCCGCTTGCACTGCAGTCGAAGCATTTCTCTGTAAGCACAAGGCAGACCAGAGCCGTTCCTTCTTCTCGATCGCGTTTCCTTCTCTAATTAGTAAAATTTTTGGATTCAATGAATTTTCATCGCAGAAATCGTCCATATCTAGTGGATGGATTGATCAGATTCAGGCTTCCAATGATTCTGAGCTTGCAGGTAGGGTCTTCAACCTGCTTTCCCCGTCTGGTGTTTTGATTTCATCGATTTTTGCTGTAGATCGGCATTCTCTGGTGAAATATGTGTTTCCGGTTGAGAGATTGCCGGAATGGACGAGGTTTATGCTTCAGAATGAGAGAGATTGTCGTGTCTTATCGAATTTATGCCTGTTGTTCAAAGGGAGGATTAAAGCGGATACGATTAAGGGTTCTTTCTATGTTCAGTTGAATGTATTTGAATACTACATGTTCTGGTTTGCTTATTATCCTGTGTGCATGGGCAGTAGTGAAAGTTCTGACGCTGtggtaattaaaaaaaacagttGGTTTTGGTTAGAGAACTGGACCTCTTCGTTTCCAGTTTTATGGTCTGCCACCCGCGGGTTAGGGCAGAAGAAAGAGTGTAGCTTGTACGTTCGACTTCTCTATGCTTACCTAAAGGTGTTTGTCTCGGATCATAGTTCAAATGCTCCTCAGCCTTACCGTGGTTCTCTTCTTCATTATTCATTAGGATACGATGGCTCCGCTCTCATGCATGCAGAGTTCCTGATTAATACGTTGATACATTTTTGGTTGGTTGATAGTGATTTTTCACCATTGCCTGTGAACGTATGCCGATCATTTGGTGTGTCTTTCCATTTTCGAGCAATTTTGGACGAGATTCCACCAAGTTCTGGGCTGGGAGAAGTTGTGAAATTGTTTGTGAAGTCTCTGATGAGAAGCTTGGTTGCTTCTACGGAATGGTTTGATCCGGTTGAATCTACTGGAAGTCCCCGATGGAATGTTTCAGGCTCCATTGATGTTTTAAAGTCTAGGGCCGCGCTGTCACTATTTTCTTATGGGGGTTCCATTGGTTATTGGGCCACTTCGGTTCAAAGGCCATTGTACAGGTTCATATTGAGAACATTTTTGTTATGCCCAATGGAGACTTCCATGAAGAATGCATCCGAGGTATTCTCACTCTGGATCACTTACATAGAACCGTGGAAGATTAAATTGGAAGAATTTTTGGAGCTTGATGCACTTGTAGAGCAATCCACTGAAAACTCAAGAAATGAGAATTCTCACTTCCCATATATAAGGGATGCTCTCAAGGATGGGCGTCAATTTGCAAGTGGATATACATCTCCCTGGCAAGGTTTTGTGTTGTCCAATTACCTGTTCTATAGTTCTTTGGTTAtgcattttcttggatttgccCACAAGTTTCTTCACACGGATCCAGAAACAATTATTCAGATGGCGTTGAAG GTACTAAATGTTTTAACATTAAGAGAGCTGATAGATGTATTAAAGAGAGTAGATGCCGCATTTCATTCAAAACCAAATGTATCTTTCACATCAATTGTTGACAGTTTACAGAAATATGTTCCATCTATTCAGGAGCAGTTGcag GATTGGGAGGATGGCTTATTTGAGAGTGACGCTGATGGATCCTTCTACCATGAAAACTGGAACCAAAATTTATGGCTCTTCGGTGATGGCGAAGATGGTGGACATCAGTTGCTTCAG TTGTTGATATTGCGTGCTGAATCTGAAATCCAAGCAATTTCCAGTGACAATATGCCATGCAACCTTCAGACCCTACATTCCTTGAAAGCTCAGATGTGTTCCTTATTTGGTGTTCCTATTGGAAGAACCACACCTGCCACACCCGAAGTGAAGCCGGTTCAGCACACCAGGGATGAGATATTCAAGCCCAGGAAGGTTGGGAATCAAACATTAGCTGATGTGAAGTACAATGGTGACTGGACGAAGCAGCCAATCTCTGATGGTGAGGTTGCATGGCTTGCAAGGTTGCTTCTCAGTTTTTCAGATTGGTTAAATGAGACTCTTGGGTTGACCTTGGGAGAGACGAGGCACGCATGCCTATCTTGGTCCTACGTGGACCTTGCAGATGATGAATTAGGCAAGGTGGATGGGCTCAAGAAGGCTTTTAGGATTGTCTTGTGCTCTGTTACCTATTACCTTCTTGTGTTGGCTCTGATGATAGTAAAGTTAATGAAGTTGGATGGTCTGCAGGTGAACCTAAGGGTGTTAGCTTCAAAGAAGATCGTGATGGTTTTGCTTGTATCTGCTCTGTTTGGTGCTTTGAAGAAG